A section of the Agarivorans litoreus genome encodes:
- the phnE gene encoding phosphonate ABC transporter, permease protein PhnE produces MTTEAAILNQNSKPSWLSLLFWAIAIAGLTWSWQGAEIAPMKIYNDAGNMAELASDFFPPDFTDINYYLEEMLVTLHIAIWGTIFSIFLSVPFGLMCAENMVPAWVYQPMRRLMDAARAINEMVFAMLFVVTVGLGPFAGVMALFIHTTGVLAKLFSEAVEAIDPGQVEGVRATGANKLEEIVYGVIPQVLPLWISFSLYRFESNVRSATVVGMVGAGGIGVILWESIRGFMFPQTCAVMIIIVVTVSLLDFISQRVRKLFI; encoded by the coding sequence ATGACTACCGAAGCCGCAATTCTTAACCAAAACTCCAAACCATCTTGGTTAAGCCTACTTTTTTGGGCCATCGCCATCGCCGGTTTAACTTGGAGCTGGCAAGGCGCCGAAATTGCCCCGATGAAGATCTATAACGATGCTGGCAACATGGCCGAGTTAGCCAGTGATTTCTTTCCACCAGATTTTACCGACATTAATTACTACCTCGAAGAAATGTTAGTGACCCTGCACATCGCCATTTGGGGCACCATTTTCTCAATCTTTTTATCAGTTCCTTTTGGTTTGATGTGTGCCGAAAACATGGTTCCAGCTTGGGTATATCAGCCTATGCGTCGACTAATGGATGCAGCCAGAGCAATTAACGAAATGGTATTTGCCATGCTGTTTGTGGTTACCGTTGGCTTAGGCCCCTTTGCTGGTGTAATGGCCTTGTTTATCCATACCACGGGCGTGCTGGCTAAATTGTTTTCGGAAGCTGTAGAAGCCATCGATCCCGGCCAAGTAGAAGGGGTAAGAGCTACTGGCGCAAACAAGCTGGAAGAAATTGTTTATGGAGTCATTCCGCAAGTACTGCCACTGTGGATTTCATTTTCCTTATACCGCTTCGAATCGAATGTTCGCTCGGCCACCGTTGTAGGCATGGTAGGCGCTGGCGGCATTGGGGTAATTCTGTGGGAAAGTATTCGCGGCTTTATGTTTCCCCAAACCTGCGCAGTGATGATCATCATTGTCGTCACCGTAAGTCTGCTCGACTTTATCTCTCAACGCGTTAGAAAACTGTTTATTTAA